The Gracilibacillus caseinilyticus genome segment ACCTTATCCACGCGTCATCAGTCTGATCAGGAAGCTTTCTGTCACCGTTTTAGCTGGATTACCACGGGAGATGGAGCTGTTAGCGGAGGCAGCGCGATTAGAAGGTGCAGATCCAAGTATAGACTTACCATCCTTGCGTGCCATCTGTGTGGCAGGCGAATTGATGAGCGAGAAGCGCAGGCAGCATATCGAAAAACTGTGGGGTGTGCCTGTATTTAATATGTACGGCTCAACAGAAACAGCTAATATTGCGACAATGTGTGAGCATGGCATCATGCATATTGTCGAAGAAGATTTCCTTGTAGAAGTATTATCAGAAGAAGGCACAGAGCCCGTTCCACAAGGAGAAAAAGGTTTTGCGGCCATCACCACGCTAACACATCAGGCCTCACCGCTTTTACGTTATTTTAACGAAGATATCATTACGGTGGAACCTGTCAGCTGTCCCTGTGGTAGAACCGGGGCGAAGCTGACGCACTATGGCCGAAGCCGGGAACGAATCGATTGTCGTGAGCACGTGTTAGAGGCAAGTGACCTGCAGGAAGCAATCTATTCGCTGTCACCTGTTCCAACAGGATGGAAAGTAATAGAACAGGAAGGTGCATTACACGTATTACTTGATTCACACCAGGCAGATCAATGGACAGAGAACGATGTGCAGTCTCAGCTCTCTTCGCATCTGCAGGTACCGGTCACCGTGGAGATCACGCGCCTGCTCGATCGAGCCAGCCTGATCGATAATACACCATCGACAAAACCGGTCTATATTCAAAAAAGAAAGGATGGTTAGCTTTGAGTGACAAACAAAAGAAATCAGCATTGCTCGTGAGCCGTGACCATAAGAGTGAAGATACCGTGATTAAGGTGAAACAGACCGAAATTGGAGGCAAAAGCCATACGCTGATTGCGGGGCCATGCTCGATTGAATCCAAAGAGCAGCTCGAAAAGGTAGCATCCACATTAAAACAAGCGGGCGTATCGGTCATGCGTGGCGGAGCATTCAAACCAAGATCTTCTCCTTACAGTTTTCAAGGATTAGGAGAAGATGGTCTAAAATTAATGAAAGAGGTAGCGGACGATCATGAATTAGTAACGATTAGCGAAATCATGACACCGAGCCAAATCGAGATTGCAGCGCCTTATATTGATATCTTCCAAATTGGCGCACGTAATATGCAAAACTTCGATTTATTAAAAGCGATCGGGGAATCCGGTAAGCCAGTCTTACTAAAGCGCGGACTCTCTGCAACAATTAAAGAATTTATTTATGCAGCTGAATATCTGTTGCATCATGGCAATGACCAGGTCATGTTAATCGAACGTGGCATTCGCACGTTTGAAACAGCAACGCGTAATACGCTGGATATATCAGCTGTCCCGATTTTGAAACAAGAGACGCATCTTCCGGTGTTCGTGGATGTCAGTCACGCCACGGGCAGAAAGGATATTCTCTTACCATGTGCGAAAGCAGCTCTGGCAGCTGGTGCAGATGGGGTGATGGTCGAAATTCATCCAGACCCTGCACATGCACTTTCTGATAAGGAACAACAATTGAACATGGAGGAGTTTCAAGCATTTTGGGATGACCTTACCGACTCAGGATTGTACCAATAGTTCGCCACATTGAGCCTGGCAAAATTGGATTAATGGAGGTGAGAGTATGATAGATTCCCCATTTGATCAGGAAGCACGCCAATTATTACAGGCCTTATTACTCGATTTACTGTTAGTAACAGACGGGCGTACTACCGATTTATTGGAAGTACTTCTAAACGAGAAGGTAGTCGTCGAGGTGATCCGGCAGGAAAAGGTGGAAAGAACGTATTATATAAGGGAATCGGTATTGATGGGGGAGAAAAGTGGTTTTATCGTCTCACACAACATTGCGCTGGTTCATGCGGAGCATGTGCCTGCTGATTTATTTGAGAGTATGGCCAATCGACAGGAAGGCATCGGTAAAGCGATGAATTCCCTCGGTTTGCGATCCTTTCGTAAGGTAGAAGATGGAGGGTTTCTCAATAAAGCGGATGCACGAGATGTTTTCCAGAAGCCGGTTTCACTCCGTTTCAAGGACACCGAGGATAAGGTACCATACAAAAGGTACAACATGTATTTTGGTAGTGAACCAGGCATCGAAATGATTGAATATTATCATCCGAATTTGATTGAGCATCGTTTAGAGCAAGAAATAAATAAAGAGAAATTAAATGACTAAGCAATGACTGGCTCAAAGTATACCTTCGAGTCAGTCAGAGGCTGGTTTTTTACATATTATGATTTATTCTTATGCTTCGAGTCTTCGATCAGCGCGATTCCGAATTGTATCATTTGCTCTGCTGCATGGAGTACACCAAGCATGATGGCGCCGAATAATTTTTTTGCCATGGATTCAACCGGTTGTTCCCGATCTTTTGCAATAGCCAGAACTTCTTTTTCCGCAACTGTTGCACCATTTTTGACCGCTCGTATATACTCTTCTGCAAAAATCCTGGCACCATGATGGAATTTCTTCAACATTTTCGAAAACGCCGGATTTTTCTTTCTAGTCAATTAATTCTCCCCCTCCCAGAATGCCAATAATGCCACGCCAACCCCGGCAGTAAGCACAAACAATAGTACACCGCACAA includes the following:
- a CDS encoding 4-hydroxybenzoate synthetase, producing MIDSPFDQEARQLLQALLLDLLLVTDGRTTDLLEVLLNEKVVVEVIRQEKVERTYYIRESVLMGEKSGFIVSHNIALVHAEHVPADLFESMANRQEGIGKAMNSLGLRSFRKVEDGGFLNKADARDVFQKPVSLRFKDTEDKVPYKRYNMYFGSEPGIEMIEYYHPNLIEHRLEQEINKEKLND
- a CDS encoding phenylacetate--CoA ligase family protein, translated to MSDMDREKSEKFAKMYTRIQQSPLYRKKLSTYASQGIGIEQLSTLPLTTKQDLRDAGIFGHLAVDNKEVAQYHESTGTTGKPAASWFTQEDLITGGRQLKDCGVQLTSEDLILIRFPYALALPAFLMQQAAWQTGAGVVPASGRTVVTPYPRVISLIRKLSVTVLAGLPREMELLAEAARLEGADPSIDLPSLRAICVAGELMSEKRRQHIEKLWGVPVFNMYGSTETANIATMCEHGIMHIVEEDFLVEVLSEEGTEPVPQGEKGFAAITTLTHQASPLLRYFNEDIITVEPVSCPCGRTGAKLTHYGRSRERIDCREHVLEASDLQEAIYSLSPVPTGWKVIEQEGALHVLLDSHQADQWTENDVQSQLSSHLQVPVTVEITRLLDRASLIDNTPSTKPVYIQKRKDG